In Candidatus Sulfurimonas marisnigri, a single genomic region encodes these proteins:
- a CDS encoding DoxX family protein, with protein MMNDIAKLILRLTLGLMILFHGFEKIINGIKGVKQLVVNAGLPEFFAYGVYIGELALPILIIMGFYSRVASVLLAFNMIMAIFLAYYNSIFELGKHGAPVIELPFLYFIISVVVFLLGSGKYAVNSK; from the coding sequence ATGATGAATGATATAGCAAAACTTATTTTAAGATTAACCCTTGGTTTAATGATACTTTTTCACGGTTTTGAGAAGATTATTAACGGAATAAAGGGTGTTAAGCAATTAGTTGTAAACGCAGGATTACCTGAATTTTTTGCTTACGGAGTTTATATTGGGGAACTTGCTCTTCCAATTTTAATTATAATGGGATTTTACTCTAGGGTTGCCTCAGTTCTGTTGGCGTTTAATATGATTATGGCAATCTTTTTAGCTTATTATAACTCTATATTTGAATTAGGTAAGCATGGGGCACCAGTAATTGAATTGCCATTTTTATATTTTATTATCTCGGTTGTGGTTTTCTTGCTTGGAAGTGGAAAATACGCTGTAAATAGTAAGTAG
- a CDS encoding mechanosensitive ion channel family protein — protein MEKELEEVGQFYNIVIEFITNYSFQIIGAIIILVIGVVASKYIHKYVLKLLLKTTIDETISGFIANLVRFLIVAMMAILALGKLGISIAPFIAALGAISLTAGLALQGSVSNFAAGIVLIATKPFKIGDTIRVHDIYGEVQEIKLAYTVLINEDKEQITIPNKYMIGDVLVNSYAYRIVEGSVGVSYNSDVHSVVQLIKAVLSTCEDVSNENEPIVGVEKFADNSVNIGYRYWVVTNSYFKTQYDVNLKVLEAFNEAKITIPFPKREIHMVGEKK, from the coding sequence ATGGAAAAAGAGCTTGAAGAGGTTGGACAATTTTATAATATAGTAATAGAATTTATAACTAACTATAGTTTTCAAATAATTGGTGCGATTATTATCTTAGTGATAGGTGTCGTAGCCTCAAAATATATCCATAAGTATGTTTTAAAACTACTATTAAAAACTACAATAGATGAGACAATAAGTGGGTTTATAGCTAACTTAGTAAGATTTCTTATAGTTGCGATGATGGCTATTTTAGCACTTGGAAAGCTCGGCATTTCCATAGCTCCATTTATTGCGGCTCTTGGTGCAATATCTTTAACTGCTGGTTTAGCCCTTCAGGGGAGTGTGTCTAACTTTGCAGCAGGCATAGTTCTTATCGCAACTAAGCCTTTTAAAATTGGTGATACTATAAGAGTTCATGATATTTATGGAGAAGTACAAGAGATTAAGTTGGCGTATACTGTTTTAATTAATGAAGATAAAGAGCAGATAACGATACCAAATAAATATATGATAGGTGATGTTTTAGTAAACTCATATGCATACCGCATAGTTGAGGGAAGCGTTGGTGTCTCTTATAATAGCGATGTTCATAGTGTGGTGCAACTTATTAAAGCTGTGCTATCTACATGTGAAGATGTCTCAAATGAAAATGAACCAATTGTAGGGGTAGAAAAATTTGCAGATAATTCTGTAAATATTGGATATAGATACTGGGTTGTAACGAACAGTTATTTTAAAACACAATATGATGTAAACCTAAAAGTTTTAGAGGCTTTCAATGAGGCTAAGATAACGATACCATTTCCAAAAAGAGAGATTCATATGGTAGGAGAGAAGAAATGA